Proteins encoded in a region of the Novibacillus thermophilus genome:
- the gcvT gene encoding glycine cleavage system aminomethyltransferase GcvT yields the protein MKKLKRTPLHPAYQDKAKLTAFGGWEMPVQFSSIKAEHHAVRNDAGLFDVSHMGVVEVSGSDAKSFLQHLTTNDIDKLKRHKAQYTVMCYPDGGTVDDLLVYKKEDDNYRLVVNAANVDKDVEWMNKHATGNVTICDVSSQTAQFALQGPKAERILQKLTTADLAAIPFFGFVDGADVAGVQALISRSGYTGEDGFELYMESDDALFLWEKLLQTGEGDGLRPCGLGARDTLRFEACLPLYGQELSASISPLEAGIGFAVKLDKGSFLGREALLRQKEEGVPRKLVGIEMIERGIPRSHYPVYVGENEIGEVTSGTHAPTLGKNLGLALVQSEYSDLGREVTVDIRGKRVKAKIVETPFYKRPRP from the coding sequence TTGAAAAAGTTGAAACGTACGCCGCTCCACCCTGCGTACCAGGACAAGGCTAAACTGACCGCCTTTGGCGGGTGGGAAATGCCAGTGCAGTTTTCAAGCATTAAAGCTGAGCACCACGCCGTGCGGAACGACGCCGGACTGTTTGACGTCTCTCACATGGGGGTAGTGGAGGTGTCGGGTTCTGACGCAAAAAGTTTTTTACAGCATTTGACCACCAACGACATCGACAAACTCAAACGTCATAAGGCCCAGTACACGGTTATGTGTTACCCGGACGGAGGGACGGTGGACGACTTACTCGTGTACAAAAAGGAGGATGACAACTACCGGCTCGTCGTCAATGCGGCCAACGTCGACAAAGACGTGGAGTGGATGAACAAACACGCGACAGGAAACGTCACCATCTGCGATGTGTCCAGTCAAACGGCTCAGTTTGCGTTGCAGGGACCGAAAGCGGAGCGCATTTTACAGAAGTTGACGACGGCTGACTTGGCGGCGATCCCGTTTTTCGGCTTTGTGGACGGTGCAGACGTAGCCGGTGTACAGGCGCTCATCTCCCGCAGCGGGTACACGGGGGAGGACGGATTCGAGCTGTACATGGAAAGTGATGACGCGTTGTTCTTGTGGGAGAAACTGTTACAGACGGGGGAAGGGGACGGCTTGCGGCCGTGCGGCCTCGGCGCCCGGGACACCCTCCGCTTTGAAGCGTGTTTGCCCCTTTACGGACAAGAGCTGTCGGCAAGCATTAGTCCGCTGGAAGCCGGTATCGGCTTTGCCGTCAAACTGGATAAAGGCTCTTTTTTAGGGAGGGAAGCTCTCCTCCGGCAGAAGGAAGAAGGAGTGCCGCGCAAACTGGTCGGCATTGAGATGATCGAGCGGGGCATTCCCCGTTCCCACTATCCGGTGTACGTCGGAGAAAACGAGATCGGGGAAGTCACGAGCGGGACACATGCGCCGACTTTAGGGAAAAACTTAGGATTGGCGCTCGTCCAGAGCGAATACAGCGATCTCGGGCGCGAAGTGACGGTGGACATTCGCGGCAAACGGGTCAAAGCGAAAATTGTGGAAACACCGTTTTACAAGCGTCCGCGCCCATAA
- a CDS encoding shikimate kinase, translating into MTMKLHIILIGFMGTGKTTVGTIIAETLSRQMVDTDQYLEEKRGKTIPDIFRDEGEARFRDCEHNVLKELIQSPKPLVITTGGGIVLRKDNVKLMQNSGFVVALTASRNALIERLQHDASRPLLQGDLAQRIDRLLTERRNAYDFAHFKVDTTDKTPDEVAQIIVAQCQQHSGVFKDIFRRQ; encoded by the coding sequence ATGACAATGAAATTGCACATCATCCTCATCGGATTTATGGGAACAGGGAAAACGACAGTGGGGACCATCATCGCCGAAACCCTATCCCGCCAGATGGTCGATACAGACCAGTACCTTGAAGAAAAAAGGGGGAAGACCATTCCCGACATTTTCAGAGATGAAGGGGAGGCCCGTTTTCGCGATTGCGAACACAACGTTCTCAAAGAACTGATCCAATCCCCAAAGCCGCTGGTGATCACGACTGGAGGAGGCATTGTCCTCCGAAAGGACAATGTAAAGTTAATGCAAAACAGCGGTTTCGTCGTCGCTCTCACCGCATCGCGGAACGCGCTGATCGAACGGTTGCAGCACGATGCGTCCCGACCGCTGCTACAAGGAGACTTGGCACAACGCATCGATCGCCTGTTGACAGAGCGGCGCAACGCCTACGACTTTGCCCATTTTAAAGTTGACACGACGGACAAAACACCGGACGAAGTGGCCCAGATCATCGTCGCCCAGTGCCAACAACACAGCGGCGTGTTTAAAGATATCTTCCGCCGTCAATGA
- the gcvPB gene encoding aminomethyl-transferring glycine dehydrogenase subunit GcvPB, producing the protein MSKEKALIFELSQPGRVAYSLPESDVDKVEGSDLLPEHFRRKQPAELPEVSELDLVRHYTELSRRNHGVDTGFYPLGSCTMKYNPKVNEDVARYDGFARIHPYQPEDTVQGALQLLYELQRDLAHITGMDEVTLQSAAGAQGEWAGLMMIRAYHEERGDTKRTKVIVPDSAHGTNPASATVAGFDTVTVKSNERGQVDVDMLRQLVGEDTAALMLTNPNTLGLFEEEIEDIARIVHEAGGLLYYDGANANAILGKARPGDMGFDVVHLNLHKTFTTPHGGGGPGAGPVGVKKALARFLPKPMVKKDGERYYLDGDMPDSIGRIKGFYGNFGILVRAYAYIRTMGPEGLRQVSEDAVLNANYLLERLSDHYDVPFPGLCKHEFVLSGNRQKKLGVRTLDIAKRLLDFGIHPPTIYFPLIVDECLMIEPTETESKETLDAFADVMIQIAKEAEQEPEVVQEAPHHTVVKRMDEVTAARKPVLRYQK; encoded by the coding sequence ATGAGTAAAGAGAAAGCACTCATCTTTGAATTGAGCCAGCCGGGCCGGGTCGCCTACAGTCTGCCTGAATCTGACGTGGACAAAGTGGAAGGGAGCGACCTGCTGCCAGAGCACTTCAGGCGCAAACAGCCGGCGGAGCTGCCGGAAGTGTCCGAACTAGACCTCGTACGCCACTACACTGAACTGTCACGGCGAAATCACGGGGTCGACACTGGTTTTTATCCCCTCGGTTCGTGTACGATGAAGTACAATCCGAAAGTGAATGAAGATGTGGCGCGTTACGATGGATTTGCCCGCATTCACCCGTATCAGCCGGAAGACACAGTACAAGGGGCGTTACAACTGTTGTACGAGTTGCAACGGGATTTGGCCCACATCACCGGCATGGACGAAGTGACACTGCAATCTGCGGCAGGGGCGCAAGGGGAATGGGCTGGCCTGATGATGATTCGCGCCTACCACGAGGAGCGCGGCGACACGAAGCGGACGAAAGTGATTGTACCGGATTCTGCTCACGGTACGAACCCGGCCAGTGCCACTGTCGCCGGTTTTGATACGGTCACGGTGAAGTCGAACGAACGGGGTCAGGTCGACGTTGACATGTTGCGCCAACTTGTCGGCGAAGACACGGCGGCGTTGATGCTCACCAACCCGAACACTCTCGGGCTCTTTGAAGAAGAAATCGAAGACATCGCCCGCATCGTCCACGAAGCAGGTGGACTGTTGTACTACGACGGGGCCAACGCCAACGCCATTCTCGGCAAAGCCCGCCCCGGGGACATGGGGTTCGACGTCGTTCACCTAAACTTGCACAAAACGTTTACGACGCCGCACGGCGGGGGCGGACCTGGGGCCGGGCCGGTCGGCGTCAAAAAAGCGTTAGCCCGCTTCCTGCCGAAACCGATGGTGAAAAAGGATGGGGAGCGCTACTACCTCGACGGCGACATGCCGGATTCCATCGGGAGGATTAAAGGGTTTTACGGCAACTTCGGCATCCTCGTCCGGGCTTACGCCTACATCCGCACAATGGGACCGGAAGGGCTTAGGCAAGTGTCCGAAGACGCCGTACTGAACGCTAACTACTTGCTTGAGAGACTGTCCGATCATTACGACGTGCCGTTCCCCGGGCTGTGCAAACACGAATTCGTGCTCTCCGGGAACCGACAGAAAAAGCTGGGCGTGCGCACACTGGACATCGCCAAGCGTCTCCTGGACTTCGGCATACATCCGCCGACGATCTACTTTCCGCTCATCGTCGACGAATGCCTCATGATCGAACCGACCGAAACTGAGAGCAAAGAAACGCTCGACGCTTTCGCCGACGTCATGATTCAGATTGCAAAAGAAGCCGAACAAGAGCCGGAAGTTGTGCAGGAGGCGCCGCACCACACAGTTGTGAAGCGGATGGATGAAGTGACGGCCGCGCGAAAACCGGTCCTGCGCTACCAAAAGTGA
- a CDS encoding DUF1538 domain-containing protein yields MDQFKQEFREVFFSILPVTLVIVLLQVTLIHMPFSDFLQFLLAALLTIVGLSLFLFGVKLGLLPIGESLGSSLPHKGFFWVIFFGFLLGFVITVAEPDVRIFAQQIEDAGERIATQNVLILAISLGVGISVVMAMLRSIFNISLTLLLIPSYILVFVLGYFVSDDFFSIALDAGGVTTGPITVPFLMALSIGVVSVFGGRDKVSQGFGMVALASVGPVIAVMVLGVLFS; encoded by the coding sequence TTGGATCAATTCAAACAAGAATTTCGCGAAGTGTTTTTTTCCATTCTCCCGGTGACACTTGTCATCGTGCTGTTACAAGTTACGCTCATCCACATGCCGTTTTCCGACTTTCTTCAATTCTTGCTCGCCGCTCTTCTGACGATCGTCGGACTCTCTCTGTTTCTCTTCGGCGTTAAACTCGGTCTGCTCCCGATCGGCGAATCCCTCGGCTCCAGTCTCCCCCATAAAGGTTTTTTTTGGGTCATTTTTTTCGGCTTTTTGCTCGGGTTTGTCATTACTGTGGCAGAACCGGATGTGCGCATTTTTGCCCAGCAAATTGAAGACGCCGGAGAAAGGATTGCGACACAAAACGTCCTCATCCTGGCCATTTCCCTTGGGGTGGGCATTTCTGTCGTGATGGCCATGCTGCGCAGTATTTTTAACATTTCATTAACGCTCTTACTCATTCCGAGCTACATTCTCGTATTCGTCCTCGGCTACTTCGTCAGTGACGACTTCTTCTCCATTGCGTTAGATGCAGGAGGCGTCACGACGGGACCGATTACCGTTCCCTTTCTCATGGCGTTAAGCATCGGCGTTGTCTCGGTGTTCGGCGGCAGGGACAAAGTGTCGCAAGGATTCGGCATGGTGGCCTTAGCCTCGGTCGGACCCGTCATTGCGGTGATGGTTTTAGGAGTGTTGTTCAGTTGA
- a CDS encoding YqzE family protein, with the protein MSSNDYVQYLTERFVRYLETPREERKMRRKDRQRNRWSRVWFGDLLFGLHMFWQNRKNRRKRNVIR; encoded by the coding sequence ATGTCTTCAAACGATTATGTACAGTATCTTACGGAACGGTTTGTCCGCTATTTAGAAACACCGCGGGAAGAACGAAAAATGAGGCGCAAGGACAGACAGCGGAACCGATGGAGCCGCGTTTGGTTTGGCGATCTGTTGTTCGGCCTTCACATGTTTTGGCAAAACAGGAAAAACCGCCGTAAGCGCAATGTAATACGATAA
- a CDS encoding YqhG family protein, whose protein sequence is MNRAETKNYVMRYLNAMHCDIVDKSPGHVQVKLSEQADKDLVNRPFYWSYVEKLGLDPQPVTLSLIFDPDQIPPGVRGEPITPGSTRLQHIFQSARKHGRFVRLYERSPLDLRSPRGSRPYEPWLGINYKIEWICDQLRSEIYSLGIRLLDGSIDDNFYHTISEREWTPRLPSHRFVTKHKLTLEEAVNELEFYVEGYLDHVDDAWARAAESRMQEELNRLEQYYKERPARMDKEAFLAEYERRVRETKWQYQPRVQVSVVNAGLFYLA, encoded by the coding sequence TTGAACAGAGCGGAGACGAAAAATTACGTGATGCGCTATCTCAATGCCATGCACTGTGACATCGTCGACAAAAGCCCAGGGCACGTACAGGTAAAGTTGTCAGAACAAGCAGACAAAGACTTAGTCAACCGTCCCTTTTACTGGTCATACGTGGAAAAACTCGGTCTCGATCCGCAACCGGTGACACTGTCTCTCATTTTCGACCCCGATCAAATCCCGCCCGGCGTACGGGGAGAACCGATCACGCCCGGTTCCACCCGCCTTCAACACATTTTTCAGTCTGCTCGCAAACACGGCCGCTTCGTCCGGCTGTATGAACGTTCGCCGCTCGACTTGAGGAGCCCCCGGGGCTCCCGCCCTTACGAGCCCTGGCTCGGGATTAATTACAAAATTGAATGGATCTGCGACCAACTGCGCAGCGAAATTTACTCACTGGGCATTCGGCTGTTGGACGGATCGATTGACGACAACTTTTATCATACGATATCAGAGCGCGAGTGGACACCGCGTCTTCCGAGCCACCGCTTCGTGACAAAACACAAGTTGACATTGGAAGAAGCAGTCAACGAGTTAGAGTTCTACGTTGAAGGGTATTTGGACCACGTAGACGACGCGTGGGCCAGAGCCGCTGAATCCCGGATGCAGGAAGAGCTAAACCGGTTAGAGCAGTACTACAAGGAGCGTCCGGCTCGCATGGACAAAGAGGCCTTCCTCGCCGAGTACGAACGGCGTGTACGGGAAACGAAATGGCAGTATCAGCCTCGTGTGCAAGTGAGTGTCGTGAATGCCGGCCTGTTTTATTTGGCATAA
- a CDS encoding YqhV family protein → MWFIIEKVVLAMGTLRIISGFIEMTAGFLMLKFNDLEKSIAINALLALVGPAVLITTTTIGLAGLVERVSYDKVAWIAAGVVCILIGVFKG, encoded by the coding sequence ATGTGGTTCATCATTGAAAAAGTCGTGCTGGCAATGGGAACCCTGCGCATCATATCCGGGTTTATCGAAATGACGGCAGGGTTTCTCATGCTTAAATTCAACGACTTAGAAAAGTCGATCGCCATCAACGCACTGCTCGCTTTAGTGGGACCGGCGGTTCTGATTACGACGACGACGATCGGACTGGCCGGATTGGTCGAACGGGTGTCTTACGACAAAGTAGCGTGGATCGCAGCTGGTGTTGTGTGCATTTTAATCGGGGTGTTCAAAGGATAA
- a CDS encoding DEAD/DEAH box helicase, protein MHSVPIRFDRSWWPAFKARVHADGPWNSWELFQLAVEAERHVCVPNFDDLLCLKQLNAFAPLPHQVETARTVLNELHGRAILADEVGLGKTIEAGLILKEYVLRGLVKNALILVPASLVSQWTRELNEKFGIPAVAHKKEWMWEKCDILVASIDTAKREPHRSHVLNRDYDIIVIDEAHKLKNRRTRNFQFANELRKKFCLLLTATPIQNDLQELYNLVTLLKPGQLGGEQSFQSQYVVSKRQPKNEALLKEEIRKVMIRNERKDSPLDFKQRHVHTVTLDLTPEERALYDGITDFVRERYQKNRGLAGSFLSLVNLQREACSSREATFLTLFKMFKKEIQGRQQLPDDVAHVIHLLKQVKEQAKAREVLKLVDKIGDEKVIVFTGYRATQDMLRRVLQKHGITSVPYRGNFNRNKKDWMRQLFQQRAQVMVATEAGGEGINLQFCHNIINYDMPWNPMRVEQRIGRVHRLGQEHDVTIYNLCTRNTIEEYIIRLLHEKINLFQLVIGELDKILAHVHLKERTLENNIMKIVLESRDDEEVKQRLSHLGDTLSDAKHHTSQKADLLKDVLNP, encoded by the coding sequence ATGCACTCCGTTCCTATTCGTTTTGACCGTTCGTGGTGGCCGGCATTTAAAGCACGCGTTCACGCCGACGGGCCGTGGAACAGCTGGGAGTTGTTCCAACTGGCAGTGGAGGCAGAGCGGCACGTATGTGTACCGAACTTCGACGATTTGCTTTGCCTCAAACAACTGAACGCATTTGCACCGCTGCCCCACCAGGTCGAAACGGCGCGAACTGTGCTCAACGAATTGCATGGTCGTGCCATTTTAGCCGACGAAGTGGGACTCGGAAAAACGATTGAAGCGGGCCTGATCCTAAAAGAGTACGTGTTGCGCGGTCTCGTGAAGAACGCCCTCATCCTCGTCCCCGCATCCCTCGTCTCCCAGTGGACACGGGAATTAAATGAAAAGTTCGGCATTCCCGCCGTCGCCCATAAAAAAGAGTGGATGTGGGAGAAATGCGACATTCTCGTCGCCTCCATCGACACGGCAAAACGCGAACCACACCGCAGCCACGTCTTAAACCGCGATTACGACATCATCGTGATCGACGAGGCGCACAAGTTAAAAAACCGCCGGACCCGCAACTTTCAGTTCGCCAACGAACTGCGCAAAAAGTTTTGTCTGTTGTTGACAGCCACTCCCATACAAAACGACTTGCAGGAACTGTACAACTTGGTGACCTTGCTCAAGCCGGGACAGCTCGGCGGAGAGCAATCGTTTCAATCCCAGTACGTCGTCAGCAAACGCCAGCCGAAAAACGAGGCGCTTTTGAAAGAGGAAATTCGAAAAGTGATGATCCGCAACGAGCGAAAAGACAGCCCACTAGACTTTAAACAACGACACGTCCACACAGTGACACTGGACTTGACGCCGGAAGAGCGGGCGCTATATGACGGCATCACCGACTTCGTGCGCGAAAGGTACCAAAAAAACAGAGGACTTGCCGGAAGTTTCCTCTCCCTCGTCAACTTGCAGCGCGAAGCGTGCAGTAGTCGTGAAGCGACGTTTCTCACCCTGTTTAAAATGTTTAAAAAAGAAATCCAGGGACGCCAACAGCTTCCAGACGACGTGGCACACGTCATTCACCTGCTCAAACAAGTGAAAGAACAGGCAAAGGCTCGAGAAGTGCTGAAGCTAGTGGACAAGATCGGCGACGAGAAAGTGATCGTCTTCACCGGGTACCGGGCCACTCAAGACATGTTGAGACGCGTTCTGCAAAAGCATGGCATTACGTCCGTGCCGTATCGGGGGAACTTCAACCGCAACAAGAAAGACTGGATGCGCCAGCTCTTTCAACAGCGGGCCCAAGTGATGGTGGCAACGGAAGCTGGCGGCGAAGGCATCAATTTACAGTTCTGTCACAACATTATCAACTACGACATGCCGTGGAATCCGATGCGAGTCGAACAGCGCATCGGCCGGGTGCACCGCCTCGGGCAAGAGCACGACGTAACCATTTACAACTTATGCACGCGGAATACGATCGAAGAGTACATCATCCGTTTGCTGCACGAAAAAATTAACTTGTTTCAGCTCGTCATCGGAGAGTTGGACAAGATTTTGGCACACGTTCACCTCAAAGAGAGAACGTTGGAGAACAATATTATGAAAATCGTGTTAGAATCCCGAGATGACGAAGAAGTGAAACAGCGCCTGTCCCATCTCGGGGACACGCTGTCAGACGCCAAACACCACACGAGCCAAAAAGCGGACCTCCTAAAGGATGTGCTGAACCCTTGA
- the gcvPA gene encoding aminomethyl-transferring glycine dehydrogenase subunit GcvPA, with amino-acid sequence MTYRYLPMTDQDREAMLYTIGVNHVDELFADIPEAIRFKGKLDIPEAMSEPELVRHMRRLADQNLDFGRVVSFLGAGMYEHHIPSVVGHVIGRSEFYTAYTPYQPEISQGELQAIFEFQSMICELTGMEVANSSMYDGPTALAEAASMASAVSRKGKVLVSRTVHPEARSVLRTLAKGLGHEIVEVPHADGVTDVDRLDQLADAETAAIIVQTPNFFGNLEDLSAIEPIAHRHKGLFVVSVNPLSLGILEPPASFGADVVVGDAQPLGIPVQFGGPSCGFFATTDKLMRRIPGRIVGQTTDEDGVRGFVLTLQAREQHIRREKATSNICSNQALNALAAAVYMSALGKQGMQDVANLNLQKAHYAYRQLLNVSRVEPLFEQPFFNEFAVKLPRSAKELQKVLLEKGILGGYDLSKDYPELGDAVLLAVTEVRTKAEIDELVSTVEGWV; translated from the coding sequence ATGACATACCGCTATTTACCGATGACTGATCAAGACCGCGAGGCGATGCTCTACACGATCGGCGTCAACCACGTGGATGAGTTGTTTGCTGATATCCCGGAAGCGATCCGCTTTAAAGGAAAACTAGACATCCCAGAGGCGATGTCCGAACCGGAGCTCGTGCGGCACATGCGCCGCCTGGCCGATCAGAACCTCGATTTTGGCCGTGTCGTATCTTTTCTCGGCGCCGGAATGTACGAACACCACATACCGAGCGTCGTCGGACACGTCATTGGACGATCGGAATTTTACACCGCATATACTCCGTACCAACCGGAAATTAGCCAGGGGGAACTGCAGGCGATCTTTGAATTTCAGTCGATGATCTGTGAGTTGACCGGCATGGAGGTGGCCAACTCCTCCATGTACGATGGGCCGACCGCCCTTGCTGAAGCGGCGTCGATGGCATCCGCCGTTTCCCGCAAAGGCAAAGTACTCGTCTCCCGCACCGTTCATCCAGAAGCGCGCAGTGTGCTGCGCACACTGGCGAAAGGGCTCGGCCACGAAATTGTGGAAGTGCCGCATGCCGACGGCGTGACAGACGTCGATCGGCTGGACCAGTTGGCTGACGCCGAGACGGCAGCCATCATCGTGCAGACGCCGAACTTTTTCGGCAACCTGGAAGATTTGTCCGCTATCGAGCCGATCGCCCATCGCCACAAAGGGCTGTTCGTCGTCAGCGTGAATCCGTTATCCCTCGGCATTTTGGAACCGCCGGCCTCTTTCGGAGCCGACGTCGTCGTCGGTGACGCCCAGCCCCTCGGCATTCCGGTACAGTTCGGCGGTCCGTCCTGCGGTTTCTTTGCGACGACAGACAAACTGATGCGGCGCATTCCCGGCCGCATCGTCGGACAGACGACAGACGAAGACGGGGTGAGGGGGTTTGTCCTCACGTTGCAGGCGCGGGAACAACACATCCGACGGGAAAAAGCGACGTCGAACATTTGCTCCAACCAGGCGTTGAACGCGTTGGCGGCGGCGGTGTACATGAGTGCCTTGGGGAAACAGGGGATGCAAGACGTTGCCAACTTGAATCTGCAAAAAGCCCACTACGCCTATCGCCAGCTGCTGAACGTCTCTCGCGTCGAACCGCTGTTTGAACAGCCGTTTTTCAACGAATTTGCCGTCAAACTGCCGCGGTCCGCGAAGGAGCTGCAAAAAGTGCTGTTAGAGAAGGGAATTCTCGGCGGTTACGATCTGTCGAAAGACTATCCGGAACTCGGTGACGCCGTGCTGCTCGCCGTGACGGAAGTGCGGACGAAAGCGGAAATTGATGAACTCGTGTCGACAGTGGAGGGTTGGGTATGA
- a CDS encoding ISNCY family transposase, with product MSRQELKRYTVIDRWIQGLITGGEAAELLGLSYRQVCRLKKRVLEEGETGIIHKNKGRKPAHALSDNTRQRILELHQSDAYQGCNDVHFAELLAKYEGIHVSPSTVRRIRSEAGIKPKRKRRPANVHRPRERKPQAGMLVQMDGSPHPWLEDRAEPMSLLAAIDDATGKVVAALFRPQEDTEGYFRLTRQMIEQTGIPMSVYSDRHMIFRSPNEKQTIEQELAGEPVPLSQFGQALEELGVTHIKALTPQAKGRIERLFQTLQDRWIVELRLRGIDTIEEANTVLPELIKAHNEQFAVEPRDPESAFVPLEQGQALDLILCYREKRTLGTGETIAYKGKTYTIDRSDHQQTIPRKTRVEVRETLDGRLFVRHKGVDYPLKETVKPKRQSLQKQKASSEKQPHKPALNHPWRQYGRTQSKSRIRQRA from the coding sequence ATGAGCAGACAAGAGCTGAAGCGTTACACCGTCATTGATCGCTGGATTCAAGGTTTGATCACAGGAGGTGAAGCCGCTGAACTCCTTGGGTTAAGTTACCGCCAGGTTTGTCGTCTCAAAAAACGGGTGCTTGAGGAGGGGGAAACGGGGATTATCCACAAAAACAAAGGACGCAAACCGGCACACGCACTGTCTGACAATACACGTCAAAGAATTCTGGAGCTCCACCAAAGCGATGCGTATCAAGGGTGTAATGATGTGCATTTTGCCGAATTGTTGGCCAAGTACGAAGGAATTCACGTCAGTCCGTCAACCGTGCGTCGCATTCGCTCTGAGGCCGGCATCAAACCGAAACGCAAACGGCGTCCGGCTAACGTGCACCGGCCACGTGAGCGAAAGCCACAAGCCGGCATGTTAGTCCAAATGGACGGGAGCCCTCACCCTTGGTTGGAAGATCGAGCGGAACCGATGTCCCTTCTTGCCGCCATTGATGATGCCACTGGAAAAGTCGTGGCTGCTCTTTTCCGGCCACAGGAGGACACCGAGGGCTATTTTAGGCTGACACGACAGATGATTGAGCAAACTGGCATTCCGATGAGTGTGTATTCGGATCGCCATATGATTTTCCGTTCCCCTAACGAGAAGCAAACGATCGAGCAGGAATTGGCGGGAGAACCCGTTCCTTTGTCGCAATTCGGACAAGCCCTTGAAGAGTTAGGTGTGACTCATATCAAAGCCTTAACACCACAAGCCAAGGGACGGATTGAACGGCTGTTCCAAACGCTACAAGACCGTTGGATTGTCGAGTTGCGCCTCCGGGGCATCGACACCATTGAGGAGGCCAACACGGTGCTGCCGGAGTTGATCAAAGCGCATAACGAACAGTTTGCGGTTGAACCGCGTGACCCAGAAAGTGCGTTTGTCCCTTTGGAACAAGGACAAGCGTTGGATCTAATTCTTTGCTACCGTGAAAAGCGTACTCTGGGAACCGGAGAAACAATTGCTTACAAAGGAAAAACCTACACAATAGATCGCTCGGATCACCAACAAACCATCCCGCGCAAAACCCGTGTCGAAGTGCGAGAAACATTAGACGGAAGACTATTTGTCCGGCACAAAGGGGTGGATTACCCCCTAAAGGAAACAGTAAAACCAAAACGCCAGTCGCTGCAAAAACAAAAGGCGAGCTCGGAGAAACAACCTCACAAGCCCGCACTCAATCATCCTTGGCGCCAATATGGGCGCACCCAATCTAAATCTAGGATACGACAACGGGCTTAA